A single genomic interval of halophilic archaeon DL31 harbors:
- a CDS encoding transposase, IS605 OrfB family (KEGG: hwa:HQ2154A IS1341-type transposase~TIGRFAM: Transposase, IS605 OrfB, C-terminal~PFAM: Transposase, probable, IS891/IS1136/IS1341; Transposase, IS605 OrfB, C-terminal), which translates to MEYSHRYPAYPTRQVAAELETHIDVHRQAYNYTLYEYEHVDADDIGSAYKHHYRLPDWKNEFPVFSEVNSKALQRTVARFYQNLDGLSEQKSNGRKVGKLNWKSPREFQSMTYSQSGFELKNTSGRRATLWLSKIGDIKIRYHREIPDEASIKEVTIKKETTGDWFVSFGLEADDADLPEKPDVGSLNTSNSVGVDLGILNYIHTSDGGTVDWLKLEDEYDRLRREQRKLSRKQEGSRNYENQRKQVAKVKRHIRRKVLDYQHKLSTWLVREYDAVFVEDLDVKGMLEQSHNARNKQDAAWRQFITLLEYKAELYGTHVVQVEAAGTTKECASCGVETAKPIWVREHSCPSCGFECDRDANAAMNILQRGFSELGLGWPESTPVETSLPTDTTSVSAKRVHQTTSGGLSDAV; encoded by the coding sequence ATGGAGTACAGTCACCGCTACCCTGCATACCCGACACGACAGGTAGCGGCTGAGCTGGAAACTCATATTGACGTTCATCGCCAAGCGTATAACTACACTTTGTACGAGTACGAACACGTGGACGCCGACGACATTGGCTCTGCGTACAAACACCACTACCGACTACCCGACTGGAAAAACGAGTTCCCCGTCTTTTCGGAAGTCAATTCGAAGGCTCTGCAACGAACCGTCGCACGGTTCTACCAGAACCTCGACGGGCTCTCCGAGCAAAAATCGAACGGTCGCAAAGTCGGGAAGCTCAACTGGAAGTCGCCGCGAGAGTTCCAGAGTATGACGTATTCGCAGTCTGGCTTCGAACTCAAAAACACGAGTGGCCGACGTGCGACACTCTGGCTCTCTAAAATCGGTGACATCAAAATACGGTACCACCGCGAGATTCCTGACGAAGCGTCCATCAAAGAAGTCACGATTAAGAAGGAGACAACCGGCGACTGGTTCGTCTCTTTCGGCCTCGAAGCCGACGACGCTGACCTGCCCGAGAAACCCGATGTGGGCTCGCTCAACACGAGTAACAGCGTCGGTGTTGACCTTGGTATTCTCAACTACATCCACACGTCGGACGGTGGGACTGTGGATTGGCTCAAGCTCGAAGACGAGTACGATCGTCTGCGCCGCGAGCAACGCAAGTTGTCCCGGAAGCAAGAAGGGTCACGTAACTACGAGAATCAACGCAAGCAGGTTGCCAAGGTGAAGCGTCATATCCGGCGGAAGGTACTGGACTACCAGCACAAACTATCGACGTGGCTCGTCCGAGAATACGATGCTGTATTCGTCGAGGACTTGGATGTGAAGGGAATGTTAGAGCAGTCGCACAACGCTCGCAACAAGCAGGATGCGGCGTGGCGACAGTTCATCACGCTCCTCGAATACAAAGCCGAGTTGTACGGTACTCACGTTGTGCAGGTCGAAGCGGCAGGAACGACAAAAGAGTGTGCGTCGTGTGGGGTGGAAACAGCGAAACCCATCTGGGTTCGTGAACACTCCTGCCCGAGTTGTGGGTTCGAGTGTGACCGTGACGCGAACGCGGCGATGAACATCTTGCAGAGAGGCTTTTCTGAATTAGGGCTGGGATGGCCCGAATCAACGCCTGTGGAGACTTCGCTCCCTACGGACACCACTTCGGTGTCTGCAAAGCGCGTTCACCAGACTACGTCTGGTGGGCTGTCAGACGCAGTCTGA
- a CDS encoding sulfatase (PFAM: Sulfatase~KEGG: hvo:HVO_0069 arylsulfatase) has product MPSGSSPNVLFVVMDTVRKDHLGPYGYDRPTTPGLDAFAEEAAVFENAVAPAPWTLPVHASLFTGMYPSQHGADQENPYLDGATTLAESLSADGYDTACYSSNAWITPYTHLTDGFDDQDNFFEVMPGDLLSGPLAKAWQVLNDNPKLRTVADKLVSLGNTAHEYFSSGGGADSKTPRVIDRTESFIDDADDDWFAFINLMDAHLPYHPPKEFRDEFAPGVDSTEVCQNSKEFNSGARGIDDEEWDAIRGLYDAEIAHIDSQLTRLFDWLKETEQWDDTAVVVCADHGELHGEHGLYGHEFGLYDPLINVPLMVKHPEIEPGRREETVELVDLYHTVLDTLDADATPAEPGEEAVAFDPTRSLLSDQHRAFEAAETPDAAQAADLSGETGFVEYSRPVVELKQLEEKAADAGIELDEDSRFYARMRAARRTDAKYVRIDRIEDEAFRLDDDPEETENLAGSDDEEIADVEAALAEFEEGVGGAWTDAAEGEVTDEALDEMDEETQERLRDLGYME; this is encoded by the coding sequence ATGCCCAGCGGCTCGTCCCCGAACGTCCTCTTCGTGGTGATGGACACCGTCCGAAAGGACCATCTCGGCCCCTACGGCTACGACCGACCCACAACGCCCGGCCTCGACGCGTTCGCCGAGGAGGCCGCCGTCTTCGAGAACGCCGTCGCGCCCGCACCGTGGACGCTCCCGGTCCACGCCTCGCTGTTCACCGGGATGTACCCCTCCCAGCACGGCGCTGACCAGGAGAACCCCTACCTCGACGGCGCGACCACGCTCGCCGAATCGCTCTCGGCAGACGGCTACGACACCGCCTGCTACTCCTCGAACGCGTGGATTACGCCCTACACCCACCTCACCGACGGCTTCGACGACCAGGACAACTTCTTCGAGGTAATGCCGGGCGACCTGCTCTCGGGCCCGCTCGCGAAGGCGTGGCAGGTGCTCAACGACAACCCCAAACTCCGCACGGTCGCGGACAAGCTCGTCAGCCTGGGCAACACCGCCCACGAGTACTTCAGCTCCGGTGGGGGTGCCGACTCGAAGACGCCGCGAGTCATCGACCGCACGGAATCGTTCATCGACGACGCCGATGACGACTGGTTCGCGTTCATCAACCTGATGGACGCCCATCTCCCCTACCACCCGCCCAAAGAGTTCCGCGACGAGTTCGCGCCCGGCGTCGACTCCACGGAGGTCTGCCAGAACTCAAAGGAGTTCAACTCTGGCGCCCGCGGCATTGACGACGAGGAGTGGGACGCCATCCGCGGCCTCTACGACGCCGAAATCGCACATATCGACAGTCAGCTTACCCGGCTATTCGACTGGCTGAAGGAAACTGAGCAGTGGGACGACACCGCGGTCGTGGTCTGTGCAGACCACGGCGAGCTTCACGGCGAACACGGGCTCTACGGCCACGAGTTCGGACTCTACGACCCGCTCATTAACGTCCCGCTGATGGTCAAACATCCCGAAATCGAGCCGGGCCGCCGTGAGGAAACCGTCGAACTGGTCGACCTCTACCACACCGTCCTCGACACGCTGGACGCCGACGCCACCCCCGCCGAGCCAGGGGAGGAGGCTGTCGCGTTCGACCCGACCCGCTCGCTGCTCTCGGACCAGCACCGCGCGTTCGAGGCCGCCGAAACCCCCGACGCCGCGCAGGCTGCAGACCTCAGCGGCGAGACGGGGTTCGTTGAGTACTCCCGACCGGTGGTCGAGCTCAAGCAGTTAGAGGAGAAAGCCGCAGACGCGGGTATCGAACTCGACGAGGACTCGCGGTTCTACGCGCGCATGCGCGCCGCGCGACGCACAGACGCCAAGTACGTCCGTATCGACCGCATCGAGGACGAGGCGTTCCGACTGGACGACGACCCGGAGGAGACCGAAAACCTCGCCGGCAGTGACGACGAGGAAATAGCCGACGTTGAGGCCGCCCTCGCCGAGTTCGAGGAGGGCGTCGGCGGCGCGTGGACCGATGCCGCGGAGGGCGAGGTGACTGACGAGGCGCTTGACGAGATGGATGAGGAGACCCAGGAGCGGCTGCGGGACCTCGGCTATATGGAGTAA
- a CDS encoding hypothetical protein (KEGG: htu:Htur_0550 hypothetical protein): MATQPSEPDSIRENCADCGGETLHDVRVEIRTESQQTENTKFSREPYRIVVCNACESETATRMNNA; encoded by the coding sequence ATGGCTACGCAACCCTCCGAACCCGACAGCATTCGGGAAAACTGTGCGGACTGTGGTGGGGAGACGCTGCACGATGTCCGGGTCGAGATCCGGACGGAAAGTCAGCAAACAGAGAACACGAAGTTCTCCCGTGAGCCCTACCGGATCGTCGTCTGCAACGCTTGTGAGTCAGAGACGGCGACGCGGATGAACAACGCTTGA
- a CDS encoding methionine aminopeptidase, type II (TIGRFAM: Peptidase M24A, methionine aminopeptidase, subfamily 2~KEGG: hla:Hlac_2052 methionine aminopeptidase~PFAM: Peptidase M24, structural domain) codes for MTYGDLSEETVEKHREAGEILTTVMAESRDLVEPGASHLEVAEYAEERIVELGGKPAFPVNISIDEEASHATPEADDETVFGEEDMVCLDIGIHVDGYIADAATTIDFSGTDELVEAAEQALEAAVEEVAAGVEVGVIGQAIEDVIDGYGYTPILNLSGHGVEHFDAHTGPTIPNRGVERSSELEAGQVVAIEPFATDGSGKVGEGTHEQIFELQEERSVRDRAARQALEQITSEFDGLPFAARWLDTPRPTMALRRLKADGAIKGYPVLKEEQGTLVSQAEHSLIVTEDGCELLTEGLFAR; via the coding sequence ATGACCTACGGCGATCTGAGCGAGGAAACAGTGGAGAAGCACCGCGAGGCGGGCGAGATTCTGACGACCGTGATGGCCGAGTCCCGAGACCTGGTCGAACCAGGCGCGAGCCACCTCGAAGTGGCCGAATACGCCGAAGAACGCATCGTCGAACTCGGCGGCAAGCCGGCCTTCCCCGTCAACATCAGCATCGACGAGGAGGCCTCCCACGCGACGCCGGAGGCCGACGACGAGACGGTGTTCGGCGAGGAGGACATGGTCTGTCTGGACATCGGTATCCACGTCGACGGCTACATCGCCGACGCGGCAACGACCATCGACTTTTCGGGAACCGACGAACTGGTCGAGGCCGCAGAGCAGGCACTCGAAGCGGCCGTCGAGGAAGTGGCCGCGGGCGTCGAGGTTGGGGTCATCGGGCAGGCTATCGAGGACGTCATCGACGGCTACGGCTACACGCCAATCCTGAACCTCTCGGGCCACGGCGTCGAACACTTCGACGCTCACACAGGGCCGACCATCCCCAATCGGGGCGTCGAGCGCTCGTCGGAGCTCGAGGCTGGGCAGGTCGTCGCTATCGAACCGTTCGCCACCGACGGCAGCGGGAAGGTGGGCGAGGGCACTCACGAGCAGATTTTCGAGCTACAGGAGGAGCGCTCGGTGCGTGACCGCGCCGCTCGGCAGGCATTAGAGCAGATTACATCGGAGTTCGACGGGCTCCCCTTCGCGGCGCGGTGGCTCGACACGCCGCGACCAACGATGGCGCTGCGCCGGCTGAAGGCCGACGGGGCAATCAAGGGCTACCCGGTGTTGAAAGAGGAACAGGGAACGCTCGTCTCGCAGGCCGAACACAGCCTCATCGTGACCGAAGACGGCTGTGAGCTGTTGACTGAAGGCCTGTTCGCGAGGTAG
- a CDS encoding UspA domain-containing protein (PFAM: UspA~KEGG: hma:rrnAC0402 universal stress protein) yields the protein MYDRILLSTDGGVASDAAETHAIELAAQHDATLHILYVIDESVVTAYSGDEYVDEAEGPEHGLEELGEKTLTAVQKAAADAGVETVEVIRQGEPAEIIVEYADDEDMDMLVLGTKRRPEEYRTLLGSVTDRVLRLTSRPAAVIKTEVSK from the coding sequence ATGTATGACCGAATTCTTCTCTCGACTGACGGCGGCGTCGCGTCCGACGCGGCTGAAACCCACGCCATCGAACTTGCAGCGCAACACGACGCGACGCTCCATATCCTCTACGTCATTGATGAGAGCGTCGTGACCGCCTACAGCGGCGACGAGTACGTCGACGAAGCCGAAGGCCCCGAGCACGGGCTGGAAGAACTCGGAGAGAAGACGCTCACGGCGGTCCAGAAAGCCGCAGCTGACGCGGGCGTCGAGACAGTCGAGGTCATCCGTCAAGGCGAGCCAGCCGAGATAATCGTCGAGTACGCCGACGACGAGGATATGGATATGCTCGTGCTCGGGACGAAACGCCGACCCGAGGAGTACCGGACGCTGCTCGGAAGCGTGACCGACCGGGTGCTCCGGCTGACGAGTCGCCCTGCGGCGGTCATCAAGACGGAAGTCAGCAAGTAG
- a CDS encoding IS240-type transposase (ISH102) (KEGG: hsl:OE6115F IS240-type transposase (ISH102)), with protein sequence MPENDRLSGCLDEMNVEFVEREATPRLLMKLSIQLHLSGLSLSNTVSFLEVFGVDRVRSTVHNWVHKADLQPEAGRSPNHVAVDETVIQLDDQQYWLYAAVDPETNNLLHTKLEPTRNNALTDRFFSEIREKHDVDDAIFLVDGAAPLQQACRKHDLDFRYERHGNRNSVERVFREVKRRTTNFSNCFSNAKAETANEWLRSFAFAWNQLI encoded by the coding sequence ATGCCCGAAAACGACCGCCTCAGCGGCTGTTTAGACGAGATGAACGTAGAGTTTGTGGAGCGAGAAGCAACACCGCGGCTATTGATGAAGCTCAGTATTCAGCTTCATCTGTCTGGATTATCGCTTTCGAATACTGTTTCGTTTCTTGAGGTGTTCGGTGTTGATCGGGTACGATCCACAGTTCATAACTGGGTTCACAAGGCCGATCTACAGCCGGAAGCTGGTCGGAGCCCGAATCACGTTGCGGTTGATGAAACTGTGATTCAGCTTGATGATCAGCAATATTGGCTGTACGCTGCCGTCGATCCTGAAACAAATAATTTGCTACACACAAAGCTTGAACCGACAAGAAATAACGCTCTCACAGATCGGTTTTTCTCTGAAATCCGCGAAAAACACGACGTTGATGACGCGATCTTTCTCGTCGATGGTGCGGCTCCACTTCAGCAAGCCTGTCGCAAACACGATCTCGATTTTAGATACGAACGACATGGAAATCGAAACAGCGTCGAACGTGTCTTCCGTGAGGTAAAACGCAGAACAACCAATTTCTCAAACTGTTTCAGCAACGCCAAAGCAGAAACTGCTAACGAGTGGCTGAGATCGTTCGCTTTCGCATGGAATCAGCTTATCTGA
- a CDS encoding hypothetical protein (KEGG: htu:Htur_4587 hypothetical protein) encodes MPEFIEPEVQKMRGSDSHNTISLLVGYTAGNDEFTNVLSGVETRDIEAIGNTTYRVTLPEKEVDSVCTIEGVVSVELDNDDVYTLDSEDFQSQTGSIM; translated from the coding sequence ATGCCCGAATTCATCGAGCCCGAGGTCCAGAAGATGCGTGGCAGTGATAGCCACAATACCATCAGCCTCCTAGTCGGGTATACAGCCGGGAACGATGAATTCACGAACGTTCTATCAGGTGTTGAGACACGAGATATCGAGGCGATTGGTAATACCACATACCGCGTCACGCTCCCAGAGAAAGAGGTCGATTCAGTCTGCACCATCGAGGGAGTCGTTTCAGTAGAGTTAGACAACGACGACGTGTATACTCTTGACTCGGAAGATTTTCAATCCCAGACCGGTTCGATAATGTAG